A genomic region of Cotesia glomerata isolate CgM1 linkage group LG9, MPM_Cglom_v2.3, whole genome shotgun sequence contains the following coding sequences:
- the LOC123272000 gene encoding catenin alpha isoform X1 has product MSDFGPITLKWDPKNLEIRTMSVEKTLEPLVLQVTTLVNTKGPSKKKKGKSKRASALVGTVEKATANFIERGEQIAYENPDITAEMLCAVEEVRKTGAAMSIAAREFSEDPCSSLKRGNMVRAARNLLSAVTRLLILADMVDVHLLLKSLHVVEDDLRKLENASSQQELLENIKQFGRNASELMNQAAKRQQELKDPQLRDDLAAARAVLKKHSTMLLTASKVYVRHPELAAAKANRDYVLKQVCEAVNTINDVAQGKMPLDSQHPYDGPGELAAALDDFDERMVMSPLAYNEVRTRPSLEERLESIISGAALMADSSCTRDERRERIVAECNAVRQALQDLLSEYMNNLQLARRRKRMGVKEQSEGLERAIDHMCRKTRDLRRQLRKAVVDHVSDSFLETNVPLLVLIEAARNGRDKEVEEYALVFTEHANKLVEVANLVCSMSGNEDGVKMVRYAAAQIENLCPQVINAARVLAARPQSRVALDNMEVFRQAWENQVRVLTEAVDDITTIDDFLAVSENHILEDVNKCVLALQEGDADTLDRTAGAIRGRSARVCNVVQAEMDNYEPCIYTKRVLEAVKVLREQVMPKFAQRVEIAVDALSSNPAKDVDENDFIDASRLVYDGVREIRRAVLMNRADEDLDPEDVELDEHYTLETRSKSSAQTGEHGVDEYPEISGITTAREAMRKMPEEDKQKILQQVEYFRSEKLKFDKEVAKWDDAGNDIIVLAKHMCMIMMEMTDFTRGRGPLKTTMDVITAAKKISEAGTKLDKLTRQIADQCPESSTKKDLLAYLQRIALYCHQMNITSKVKADVQNISGELIVSGLDSATSLIQAAKNLMNAVVLTVKASYVASTKYPRQSNVTYSPIVVWKMKAPEKKPLVRPERPEEVRAKVRKGSQKKVQNPIHALSEFQSPTDTV; this is encoded by the exons atgtcagatTTTGGACCAATAACTTTAAAATGGGACCCGAAGAATTTAGAAATCCGTACTATGTCGGTGGAAAAAACCCTGGAGCCTCTAGTTCTCCAGGTAACAACACTAGTAAACACAAAGGGGCCGAGTAAGAAGAAAAAAGGCAAGTCGAAACGTGCTAGCGCGTTGGTGGGAACTGTAGAGAAAGCAACAGCTAATTTCATCGAACGTGGTGAGCAAATCGCTTATGAAAACCCGGATATCACCGCAGAAATGCTGTGTGCCGTCGAAGAAGTTCGCAAGACGGGAGCTGCCATGAGTATCGCGGCCAGAGAATTTTCCGAGGACCCTTGCTCTTCACTAAAACGGGGCAACATGGTGAGAGCTGCGCGAAATTTGCTGTCAGCTGTCACGCGTCTTCTGATACTCGCGGACATGGTAGACGTCCATTTGCTGCTCAAGTCGCTGCATGTCGTGGAGGATGACTTGAGAAAGCTGGAGAACGCTTCCTCGCAGCAAGAGTTGCTGGAGAACATAAAGCAGTTTGGACGAAACGCGTCTGAGCTGATGAACCAGGCAGCCAAGAGACAGCAAGAACTCAAGGATCCGCAGCTCCGCGATGACCTGGCTGCCGCGCGAGCTGTTCTCAAGAAACACTCTACTATGCTGTTGACTGCCTCCAAGGTCTACGTTCGCCATCCAGAGCTAGCTGCTGCGAAAGCTAACCGCGACTACGTGCTGAAACAAGTTTGCGAGGCCGTCAATACTATTAATGATGTCGCGCAAGGAAAAATGCCTCTTGACAGTCAACATCCTTACGATGGACCCGGTGAACTCGCGGCTGCCCTGGATGACTTCGATGAACGCATGGTCATGTCGCCGCTTGCTTACAATGAAGTACGCACTAGACCCAGTCTTGAGGAGCGACTTGAAAGTATTATTAGTGGCGCGGCTCTCATGGCAGACTCGTCTTGCACTCGCGACGAGAGACGCGAAAGGATTGTCGCTGAGTGCAATGCTGTCAGACAGGCTCTGCAAGATTTACTCAGTGAATATATGAATAAT TTACAGCTAGCACGTCGACGGAAGCGG ATGGGCGTAAAGGAGCAGTCAGAAGGCCTGGAGCGTGCTATAGATCACATGTGTCGTAAAACTCGAGATCTCCGTCGTCAACTCCGCAAAGCAGTGGTGGACCACGTGTCTGACAGTTTTCTGGAGACCAACGTCCCACTGTTGGTCCTGATAGAAGCTGCTCGCAATGGCAGAGACAAGGAAGTCGAGGAGTACGCTCTGGTATTCACCGAGCACGCAAACAAGCTGGTAGAAGTCGCGAATTTAGTTTGCAGTATGTCTGGAAACGAAGACGGCGTTAAAATGGTCCGGTACGCCGCAGCGCAGATTGAAAATCTTTGTCCGCAAGTAATAAACGCAGCACGTGTGCTGGCAGCACGTCCACAGTCTAGAGTCGCGCTGGATAACATGGAAGTTTTTAGACAAGCTTGGGAGAATCAGGTCCGAGTTCTCACCGAAGCAGTCGATGACATTACCACAATCGACGACTTCCTGGCGGTTTCAGAGAACCATATCCTCGAAGATGTCAACAAGTGCGTTCTTGCACTCCAAGAAGGCGACGCTGACACTCTAGACCGCACTGCTGGGGCGATTCGCGGTCGATCAGCGAGAGTTTGCAATGTGGTCCAGGCGGAAATGGACAATTACGAGCCTTGCATTTACACCAAGCGTGTCTTGGAAGCTGTTAAAGTTTTACGGGAGCAAGTGATGCCTAAATTCGCTCAGAGAGTTGAGATAGCCGTAGACGCGCTGAGCAGCAACCCTGCGAAGGACGTCGACGAGAATGACTTCATTGATGCATCAAGACTCGTCTACGACGGGGTTAGAGAAATCAGGCGAGCTGTCTTGATGAATCGTGCTGATGAAGATCTCGACCCGGAGGACGTCGAACTGGACGAACACTACACCCTGGAGACTCGCAGTAAATCCAGTGCTCAGACTGGAGAACATGGTGTTGATGAATACCCAGAGATCAGTGGTATTACCACAGCTCGCGAAGCTATGCGTAAAATGCCCGAAGAAGACAAGCAGAAGATTCTGCAGCAGGTCGAGTACTTCAGAAgcgaaaaacttaaatttgaCAAGGAAGTTGCCAAGTGGGATGACGCTGGTAATGACATTATTGTCCTTGCTAAGCACATGTGCATGATTATGATGGAGATGACGGATTTCACGCGAGGTCGTGGTCCTTTGAAGACTACTATGGACGTCATCACTGCGgctaagaaaatttctgaGGCTGGTACCAAGTTGGACAAATTGACCAGACAAATTGCTGACCAGTGTCCTGAGAGCTCCACCAAGAAGGACTTGCTTGCTTACTTGCAGAGAATCGCGCTTTATTGTCATCAGATGAATATTACTAGTAAAGTTAAGGCTGATGTTCAGAATATTAGTGGAGAGCTTATTGTTTCTGGGCTGGACAGCGCTACGTCGCTTATTCAAGCTGCTAAGAACTTAATGAACGCTGTGGTTCTTACTGTCAAGGCTTCGTATGTTGCGTCTACTAAATATCCTAGGCAGTCCAATGTTAct TAT tcaccAATAGTTGTCTGGAAAATGAAAGCACCGGAGAAAAAACCACTAGTACGTCCAGAACGGCCTGAAGAAGTAAGAGCTAAAGTACGAAAGGGCTCGCAAAAGAAAGTACAGAATCCAATTCACGCACTATCGGAATTCCAAAGTCCGACGGATactgtataa
- the LOC123272000 gene encoding catenin alpha isoform X2 → MSDFGPITLKWDPKNLEIRTMSVEKTLEPLVLQVTTLVNTKGPSKKKKGKSKRASALVGTVEKATANFIERGEQIAYENPDITAEMLCAVEEVRKTGAAMSIAAREFSEDPCSSLKRGNMVRAARNLLSAVTRLLILADMVDVHLLLKSLHVVEDDLRKLENASSQQELLENIKQFGRNASELMNQAAKRQQELKDPQLRDDLAAARAVLKKHSTMLLTASKVYVRHPELAAAKANRDYVLKQVCEAVNTINDVAQGKMPLDSQHPYDGPGELAAALDDFDERMVMSPLAYNEVRTRPSLEERLESIISGAALMADSSCTRDERRERIVAECNAVRQALQDLLSEYMNNLQLARRRKRMGVKEQSEGLERAIDHMCRKTRDLRRQLRKAVVDHVSDSFLETNVPLLVLIEAARNGRDKEVEEYALVFTEHANKLVEVANLVCSMSGNEDGVKMVRYAAAQIENLCPQVINAARVLAARPQSRVALDNMEVFRQAWENQVRVLTEAVDDITTIDDFLAVSENHILEDVNKCVLALQEGDADTLDRTAGAIRGRSARVCNVVQAEMDNYEPCIYTKRVLEAVKVLREQVMPKFAQRVEIAVDALSSNPAKDVDENDFIDASRLVYDGVREIRRAVLMNRADEDLDPEDVELDEHYTLETRSKSSAQTGEHGVDEYPEISGITTAREAMRKMPEEDKQKILQQVEYFRSEKLKFDKEVAKWDDAGNDIIVLAKHMCMIMMEMTDFTRGRGPLKTTMDVITAAKKISEAGTKLDKLTRQIADQCPESSTKKDLLAYLQRIALYCHQMNITSKVKADVQNISGELIVSGLDSATSLIQAAKNLMNAVVLTVKASYVASTKYPRQSNVTSPIVVWKMKAPEKKPLVRPERPEEVRAKVRKGSQKKVQNPIHALSEFQSPTDTV, encoded by the exons atgtcagatTTTGGACCAATAACTTTAAAATGGGACCCGAAGAATTTAGAAATCCGTACTATGTCGGTGGAAAAAACCCTGGAGCCTCTAGTTCTCCAGGTAACAACACTAGTAAACACAAAGGGGCCGAGTAAGAAGAAAAAAGGCAAGTCGAAACGTGCTAGCGCGTTGGTGGGAACTGTAGAGAAAGCAACAGCTAATTTCATCGAACGTGGTGAGCAAATCGCTTATGAAAACCCGGATATCACCGCAGAAATGCTGTGTGCCGTCGAAGAAGTTCGCAAGACGGGAGCTGCCATGAGTATCGCGGCCAGAGAATTTTCCGAGGACCCTTGCTCTTCACTAAAACGGGGCAACATGGTGAGAGCTGCGCGAAATTTGCTGTCAGCTGTCACGCGTCTTCTGATACTCGCGGACATGGTAGACGTCCATTTGCTGCTCAAGTCGCTGCATGTCGTGGAGGATGACTTGAGAAAGCTGGAGAACGCTTCCTCGCAGCAAGAGTTGCTGGAGAACATAAAGCAGTTTGGACGAAACGCGTCTGAGCTGATGAACCAGGCAGCCAAGAGACAGCAAGAACTCAAGGATCCGCAGCTCCGCGATGACCTGGCTGCCGCGCGAGCTGTTCTCAAGAAACACTCTACTATGCTGTTGACTGCCTCCAAGGTCTACGTTCGCCATCCAGAGCTAGCTGCTGCGAAAGCTAACCGCGACTACGTGCTGAAACAAGTTTGCGAGGCCGTCAATACTATTAATGATGTCGCGCAAGGAAAAATGCCTCTTGACAGTCAACATCCTTACGATGGACCCGGTGAACTCGCGGCTGCCCTGGATGACTTCGATGAACGCATGGTCATGTCGCCGCTTGCTTACAATGAAGTACGCACTAGACCCAGTCTTGAGGAGCGACTTGAAAGTATTATTAGTGGCGCGGCTCTCATGGCAGACTCGTCTTGCACTCGCGACGAGAGACGCGAAAGGATTGTCGCTGAGTGCAATGCTGTCAGACAGGCTCTGCAAGATTTACTCAGTGAATATATGAATAAT TTACAGCTAGCACGTCGACGGAAGCGG ATGGGCGTAAAGGAGCAGTCAGAAGGCCTGGAGCGTGCTATAGATCACATGTGTCGTAAAACTCGAGATCTCCGTCGTCAACTCCGCAAAGCAGTGGTGGACCACGTGTCTGACAGTTTTCTGGAGACCAACGTCCCACTGTTGGTCCTGATAGAAGCTGCTCGCAATGGCAGAGACAAGGAAGTCGAGGAGTACGCTCTGGTATTCACCGAGCACGCAAACAAGCTGGTAGAAGTCGCGAATTTAGTTTGCAGTATGTCTGGAAACGAAGACGGCGTTAAAATGGTCCGGTACGCCGCAGCGCAGATTGAAAATCTTTGTCCGCAAGTAATAAACGCAGCACGTGTGCTGGCAGCACGTCCACAGTCTAGAGTCGCGCTGGATAACATGGAAGTTTTTAGACAAGCTTGGGAGAATCAGGTCCGAGTTCTCACCGAAGCAGTCGATGACATTACCACAATCGACGACTTCCTGGCGGTTTCAGAGAACCATATCCTCGAAGATGTCAACAAGTGCGTTCTTGCACTCCAAGAAGGCGACGCTGACACTCTAGACCGCACTGCTGGGGCGATTCGCGGTCGATCAGCGAGAGTTTGCAATGTGGTCCAGGCGGAAATGGACAATTACGAGCCTTGCATTTACACCAAGCGTGTCTTGGAAGCTGTTAAAGTTTTACGGGAGCAAGTGATGCCTAAATTCGCTCAGAGAGTTGAGATAGCCGTAGACGCGCTGAGCAGCAACCCTGCGAAGGACGTCGACGAGAATGACTTCATTGATGCATCAAGACTCGTCTACGACGGGGTTAGAGAAATCAGGCGAGCTGTCTTGATGAATCGTGCTGATGAAGATCTCGACCCGGAGGACGTCGAACTGGACGAACACTACACCCTGGAGACTCGCAGTAAATCCAGTGCTCAGACTGGAGAACATGGTGTTGATGAATACCCAGAGATCAGTGGTATTACCACAGCTCGCGAAGCTATGCGTAAAATGCCCGAAGAAGACAAGCAGAAGATTCTGCAGCAGGTCGAGTACTTCAGAAgcgaaaaacttaaatttgaCAAGGAAGTTGCCAAGTGGGATGACGCTGGTAATGACATTATTGTCCTTGCTAAGCACATGTGCATGATTATGATGGAGATGACGGATTTCACGCGAGGTCGTGGTCCTTTGAAGACTACTATGGACGTCATCACTGCGgctaagaaaatttctgaGGCTGGTACCAAGTTGGACAAATTGACCAGACAAATTGCTGACCAGTGTCCTGAGAGCTCCACCAAGAAGGACTTGCTTGCTTACTTGCAGAGAATCGCGCTTTATTGTCATCAGATGAATATTACTAGTAAAGTTAAGGCTGATGTTCAGAATATTAGTGGAGAGCTTATTGTTTCTGGGCTGGACAGCGCTACGTCGCTTATTCAAGCTGCTAAGAACTTAATGAACGCTGTGGTTCTTACTGTCAAGGCTTCGTATGTTGCGTCTACTAAATATCCTAGGCAGTCCAATGTTAct tcaccAATAGTTGTCTGGAAAATGAAAGCACCGGAGAAAAAACCACTAGTACGTCCAGAACGGCCTGAAGAAGTAAGAGCTAAAGTACGAAAGGGCTCGCAAAAGAAAGTACAGAATCCAATTCACGCACTATCGGAATTCCAAAGTCCGACGGATactgtataa
- the LOC123272000 gene encoding catenin alpha isoform X3, with protein sequence MSDFGPITLKWDPKNLEIRTMSVEKTLEPLVLQVTTLVNTKGPSKKKKGKSKRASALVGTVEKATANFIERGEQIAYENPDITAEMLCAVEEVRKTGAAMSIAAREFSEDPCSSLKRGNMVRAARNLLSAVTRLLILADMVDVHLLLKSLHVVEDDLRKLENASSQQELLENIKQFGRNASELMNQAAKRQQELKDPQLRDDLAAARAVLKKHSTMLLTASKVYVRHPELAAAKANRDYVLKQVCEAVNTINDVAQGKMPLDSQHPYDGPGELAAALDDFDERMVMSPLAYNEVRTRPSLEERLESIISGAALMADSSCTRDERRERIVAECNAVRQALQDLLSEYMNNMGVKEQSEGLERAIDHMCRKTRDLRRQLRKAVVDHVSDSFLETNVPLLVLIEAARNGRDKEVEEYALVFTEHANKLVEVANLVCSMSGNEDGVKMVRYAAAQIENLCPQVINAARVLAARPQSRVALDNMEVFRQAWENQVRVLTEAVDDITTIDDFLAVSENHILEDVNKCVLALQEGDADTLDRTAGAIRGRSARVCNVVQAEMDNYEPCIYTKRVLEAVKVLREQVMPKFAQRVEIAVDALSSNPAKDVDENDFIDASRLVYDGVREIRRAVLMNRADEDLDPEDVELDEHYTLETRSKSSAQTGEHGVDEYPEISGITTAREAMRKMPEEDKQKILQQVEYFRSEKLKFDKEVAKWDDAGNDIIVLAKHMCMIMMEMTDFTRGRGPLKTTMDVITAAKKISEAGTKLDKLTRQIADQCPESSTKKDLLAYLQRIALYCHQMNITSKVKADVQNISGELIVSGLDSATSLIQAAKNLMNAVVLTVKASYVASTKYPRQSNVTYSPIVVWKMKAPEKKPLVRPERPEEVRAKVRKGSQKKVQNPIHALSEFQSPTDTV encoded by the exons atgtcagatTTTGGACCAATAACTTTAAAATGGGACCCGAAGAATTTAGAAATCCGTACTATGTCGGTGGAAAAAACCCTGGAGCCTCTAGTTCTCCAGGTAACAACACTAGTAAACACAAAGGGGCCGAGTAAGAAGAAAAAAGGCAAGTCGAAACGTGCTAGCGCGTTGGTGGGAACTGTAGAGAAAGCAACAGCTAATTTCATCGAACGTGGTGAGCAAATCGCTTATGAAAACCCGGATATCACCGCAGAAATGCTGTGTGCCGTCGAAGAAGTTCGCAAGACGGGAGCTGCCATGAGTATCGCGGCCAGAGAATTTTCCGAGGACCCTTGCTCTTCACTAAAACGGGGCAACATGGTGAGAGCTGCGCGAAATTTGCTGTCAGCTGTCACGCGTCTTCTGATACTCGCGGACATGGTAGACGTCCATTTGCTGCTCAAGTCGCTGCATGTCGTGGAGGATGACTTGAGAAAGCTGGAGAACGCTTCCTCGCAGCAAGAGTTGCTGGAGAACATAAAGCAGTTTGGACGAAACGCGTCTGAGCTGATGAACCAGGCAGCCAAGAGACAGCAAGAACTCAAGGATCCGCAGCTCCGCGATGACCTGGCTGCCGCGCGAGCTGTTCTCAAGAAACACTCTACTATGCTGTTGACTGCCTCCAAGGTCTACGTTCGCCATCCAGAGCTAGCTGCTGCGAAAGCTAACCGCGACTACGTGCTGAAACAAGTTTGCGAGGCCGTCAATACTATTAATGATGTCGCGCAAGGAAAAATGCCTCTTGACAGTCAACATCCTTACGATGGACCCGGTGAACTCGCGGCTGCCCTGGATGACTTCGATGAACGCATGGTCATGTCGCCGCTTGCTTACAATGAAGTACGCACTAGACCCAGTCTTGAGGAGCGACTTGAAAGTATTATTAGTGGCGCGGCTCTCATGGCAGACTCGTCTTGCACTCGCGACGAGAGACGCGAAAGGATTGTCGCTGAGTGCAATGCTGTCAGACAGGCTCTGCAAGATTTACTCAGTGAATATATGAATAAT ATGGGCGTAAAGGAGCAGTCAGAAGGCCTGGAGCGTGCTATAGATCACATGTGTCGTAAAACTCGAGATCTCCGTCGTCAACTCCGCAAAGCAGTGGTGGACCACGTGTCTGACAGTTTTCTGGAGACCAACGTCCCACTGTTGGTCCTGATAGAAGCTGCTCGCAATGGCAGAGACAAGGAAGTCGAGGAGTACGCTCTGGTATTCACCGAGCACGCAAACAAGCTGGTAGAAGTCGCGAATTTAGTTTGCAGTATGTCTGGAAACGAAGACGGCGTTAAAATGGTCCGGTACGCCGCAGCGCAGATTGAAAATCTTTGTCCGCAAGTAATAAACGCAGCACGTGTGCTGGCAGCACGTCCACAGTCTAGAGTCGCGCTGGATAACATGGAAGTTTTTAGACAAGCTTGGGAGAATCAGGTCCGAGTTCTCACCGAAGCAGTCGATGACATTACCACAATCGACGACTTCCTGGCGGTTTCAGAGAACCATATCCTCGAAGATGTCAACAAGTGCGTTCTTGCACTCCAAGAAGGCGACGCTGACACTCTAGACCGCACTGCTGGGGCGATTCGCGGTCGATCAGCGAGAGTTTGCAATGTGGTCCAGGCGGAAATGGACAATTACGAGCCTTGCATTTACACCAAGCGTGTCTTGGAAGCTGTTAAAGTTTTACGGGAGCAAGTGATGCCTAAATTCGCTCAGAGAGTTGAGATAGCCGTAGACGCGCTGAGCAGCAACCCTGCGAAGGACGTCGACGAGAATGACTTCATTGATGCATCAAGACTCGTCTACGACGGGGTTAGAGAAATCAGGCGAGCTGTCTTGATGAATCGTGCTGATGAAGATCTCGACCCGGAGGACGTCGAACTGGACGAACACTACACCCTGGAGACTCGCAGTAAATCCAGTGCTCAGACTGGAGAACATGGTGTTGATGAATACCCAGAGATCAGTGGTATTACCACAGCTCGCGAAGCTATGCGTAAAATGCCCGAAGAAGACAAGCAGAAGATTCTGCAGCAGGTCGAGTACTTCAGAAgcgaaaaacttaaatttgaCAAGGAAGTTGCCAAGTGGGATGACGCTGGTAATGACATTATTGTCCTTGCTAAGCACATGTGCATGATTATGATGGAGATGACGGATTTCACGCGAGGTCGTGGTCCTTTGAAGACTACTATGGACGTCATCACTGCGgctaagaaaatttctgaGGCTGGTACCAAGTTGGACAAATTGACCAGACAAATTGCTGACCAGTGTCCTGAGAGCTCCACCAAGAAGGACTTGCTTGCTTACTTGCAGAGAATCGCGCTTTATTGTCATCAGATGAATATTACTAGTAAAGTTAAGGCTGATGTTCAGAATATTAGTGGAGAGCTTATTGTTTCTGGGCTGGACAGCGCTACGTCGCTTATTCAAGCTGCTAAGAACTTAATGAACGCTGTGGTTCTTACTGTCAAGGCTTCGTATGTTGCGTCTACTAAATATCCTAGGCAGTCCAATGTTAct TAT tcaccAATAGTTGTCTGGAAAATGAAAGCACCGGAGAAAAAACCACTAGTACGTCCAGAACGGCCTGAAGAAGTAAGAGCTAAAGTACGAAAGGGCTCGCAAAAGAAAGTACAGAATCCAATTCACGCACTATCGGAATTCCAAAGTCCGACGGATactgtataa
- the LOC123272000 gene encoding catenin alpha isoform X4 — protein sequence MSDFGPITLKWDPKNLEIRTMSVEKTLEPLVLQVTTLVNTKGPSKKKKGKSKRASALVGTVEKATANFIERGEQIAYENPDITAEMLCAVEEVRKTGAAMSIAAREFSEDPCSSLKRGNMVRAARNLLSAVTRLLILADMVDVHLLLKSLHVVEDDLRKLENASSQQELLENIKQFGRNASELMNQAAKRQQELKDPQLRDDLAAARAVLKKHSTMLLTASKVYVRHPELAAAKANRDYVLKQVCEAVNTINDVAQGKMPLDSQHPYDGPGELAAALDDFDERMVMSPLAYNEVRTRPSLEERLESIISGAALMADSSCTRDERRERIVAECNAVRQALQDLLSEYMNNMGVKEQSEGLERAIDHMCRKTRDLRRQLRKAVVDHVSDSFLETNVPLLVLIEAARNGRDKEVEEYALVFTEHANKLVEVANLVCSMSGNEDGVKMVRYAAAQIENLCPQVINAARVLAARPQSRVALDNMEVFRQAWENQVRVLTEAVDDITTIDDFLAVSENHILEDVNKCVLALQEGDADTLDRTAGAIRGRSARVCNVVQAEMDNYEPCIYTKRVLEAVKVLREQVMPKFAQRVEIAVDALSSNPAKDVDENDFIDASRLVYDGVREIRRAVLMNRADEDLDPEDVELDEHYTLETRSKSSAQTGEHGVDEYPEISGITTAREAMRKMPEEDKQKILQQVEYFRSEKLKFDKEVAKWDDAGNDIIVLAKHMCMIMMEMTDFTRGRGPLKTTMDVITAAKKISEAGTKLDKLTRQIADQCPESSTKKDLLAYLQRIALYCHQMNITSKVKADVQNISGELIVSGLDSATSLIQAAKNLMNAVVLTVKASYVASTKYPRQSNVTSPIVVWKMKAPEKKPLVRPERPEEVRAKVRKGSQKKVQNPIHALSEFQSPTDTV from the exons atgtcagatTTTGGACCAATAACTTTAAAATGGGACCCGAAGAATTTAGAAATCCGTACTATGTCGGTGGAAAAAACCCTGGAGCCTCTAGTTCTCCAGGTAACAACACTAGTAAACACAAAGGGGCCGAGTAAGAAGAAAAAAGGCAAGTCGAAACGTGCTAGCGCGTTGGTGGGAACTGTAGAGAAAGCAACAGCTAATTTCATCGAACGTGGTGAGCAAATCGCTTATGAAAACCCGGATATCACCGCAGAAATGCTGTGTGCCGTCGAAGAAGTTCGCAAGACGGGAGCTGCCATGAGTATCGCGGCCAGAGAATTTTCCGAGGACCCTTGCTCTTCACTAAAACGGGGCAACATGGTGAGAGCTGCGCGAAATTTGCTGTCAGCTGTCACGCGTCTTCTGATACTCGCGGACATGGTAGACGTCCATTTGCTGCTCAAGTCGCTGCATGTCGTGGAGGATGACTTGAGAAAGCTGGAGAACGCTTCCTCGCAGCAAGAGTTGCTGGAGAACATAAAGCAGTTTGGACGAAACGCGTCTGAGCTGATGAACCAGGCAGCCAAGAGACAGCAAGAACTCAAGGATCCGCAGCTCCGCGATGACCTGGCTGCCGCGCGAGCTGTTCTCAAGAAACACTCTACTATGCTGTTGACTGCCTCCAAGGTCTACGTTCGCCATCCAGAGCTAGCTGCTGCGAAAGCTAACCGCGACTACGTGCTGAAACAAGTTTGCGAGGCCGTCAATACTATTAATGATGTCGCGCAAGGAAAAATGCCTCTTGACAGTCAACATCCTTACGATGGACCCGGTGAACTCGCGGCTGCCCTGGATGACTTCGATGAACGCATGGTCATGTCGCCGCTTGCTTACAATGAAGTACGCACTAGACCCAGTCTTGAGGAGCGACTTGAAAGTATTATTAGTGGCGCGGCTCTCATGGCAGACTCGTCTTGCACTCGCGACGAGAGACGCGAAAGGATTGTCGCTGAGTGCAATGCTGTCAGACAGGCTCTGCAAGATTTACTCAGTGAATATATGAATAAT ATGGGCGTAAAGGAGCAGTCAGAAGGCCTGGAGCGTGCTATAGATCACATGTGTCGTAAAACTCGAGATCTCCGTCGTCAACTCCGCAAAGCAGTGGTGGACCACGTGTCTGACAGTTTTCTGGAGACCAACGTCCCACTGTTGGTCCTGATAGAAGCTGCTCGCAATGGCAGAGACAAGGAAGTCGAGGAGTACGCTCTGGTATTCACCGAGCACGCAAACAAGCTGGTAGAAGTCGCGAATTTAGTTTGCAGTATGTCTGGAAACGAAGACGGCGTTAAAATGGTCCGGTACGCCGCAGCGCAGATTGAAAATCTTTGTCCGCAAGTAATAAACGCAGCACGTGTGCTGGCAGCACGTCCACAGTCTAGAGTCGCGCTGGATAACATGGAAGTTTTTAGACAAGCTTGGGAGAATCAGGTCCGAGTTCTCACCGAAGCAGTCGATGACATTACCACAATCGACGACTTCCTGGCGGTTTCAGAGAACCATATCCTCGAAGATGTCAACAAGTGCGTTCTTGCACTCCAAGAAGGCGACGCTGACACTCTAGACCGCACTGCTGGGGCGATTCGCGGTCGATCAGCGAGAGTTTGCAATGTGGTCCAGGCGGAAATGGACAATTACGAGCCTTGCATTTACACCAAGCGTGTCTTGGAAGCTGTTAAAGTTTTACGGGAGCAAGTGATGCCTAAATTCGCTCAGAGAGTTGAGATAGCCGTAGACGCGCTGAGCAGCAACCCTGCGAAGGACGTCGACGAGAATGACTTCATTGATGCATCAAGACTCGTCTACGACGGGGTTAGAGAAATCAGGCGAGCTGTCTTGATGAATCGTGCTGATGAAGATCTCGACCCGGAGGACGTCGAACTGGACGAACACTACACCCTGGAGACTCGCAGTAAATCCAGTGCTCAGACTGGAGAACATGGTGTTGATGAATACCCAGAGATCAGTGGTATTACCACAGCTCGCGAAGCTATGCGTAAAATGCCCGAAGAAGACAAGCAGAAGATTCTGCAGCAGGTCGAGTACTTCAGAAgcgaaaaacttaaatttgaCAAGGAAGTTGCCAAGTGGGATGACGCTGGTAATGACATTATTGTCCTTGCTAAGCACATGTGCATGATTATGATGGAGATGACGGATTTCACGCGAGGTCGTGGTCCTTTGAAGACTACTATGGACGTCATCACTGCGgctaagaaaatttctgaGGCTGGTACCAAGTTGGACAAATTGACCAGACAAATTGCTGACCAGTGTCCTGAGAGCTCCACCAAGAAGGACTTGCTTGCTTACTTGCAGAGAATCGCGCTTTATTGTCATCAGATGAATATTACTAGTAAAGTTAAGGCTGATGTTCAGAATATTAGTGGAGAGCTTATTGTTTCTGGGCTGGACAGCGCTACGTCGCTTATTCAAGCTGCTAAGAACTTAATGAACGCTGTGGTTCTTACTGTCAAGGCTTCGTATGTTGCGTCTACTAAATATCCTAGGCAGTCCAATGTTAct tcaccAATAGTTGTCTGGAAAATGAAAGCACCGGAGAAAAAACCACTAGTACGTCCAGAACGGCCTGAAGAAGTAAGAGCTAAAGTACGAAAGGGCTCGCAAAAGAAAGTACAGAATCCAATTCACGCACTATCGGAATTCCAAAGTCCGACGGATactgtataa